CAAAGGTAAAGATTATTAAACAATTTCCACTTATAACTGCTCTTGTTTTTTAGCTTCTTCCCAAAGGCAGTCCATCTCTTCTAAAGAGAGCGTGTCTAGGTTGAGATTTTTCTCTGAAGCTAAAGCCTCCATTGCTTGAAAGCGGCTGATGAATTTGTGATTGGTACGCTCTAAAACAGTATCAGGATTGATGCCCGAAAGCCGAGCGTAATTAACTAAAGAGAATAGCACATCGCCAAATTCTTGTTCTTTCTGCTGTGGATCTTGGGTATAATGAAACTCTTTAAGTTCTTCTTCTACCTTGCTCCACGCTGCTTCGGCATTTGGAAACTCAAAGCCGATGCCCCGCACTTTGTCTTGGATACGATATGCTTTTACCAAAGACGGCAACCCTCTAGGTACGCCTGATAGAATGGAACGATTGCCTTCTTTGAGCTTAAGTTTCTCCCAATTTTGTTTCACTTCTTCCTCGTCTTTTACCTCTATATTGCCGTAGATATGAGGGTGCCTGAAAATGAGTTTTTCGTTGAGTGATTTTAGAACATCTCCTATATCAAAATACTGCTGCTCCGAGCCTATTTTGGCATAAAATACCAA
This Riemerella anatipestifer DNA region includes the following protein-coding sequences:
- the mazG gene encoding nucleoside triphosphate pyrophosphohydrolase, with protein sequence MTTREQQLKAFGELLEIMDTLREQCPWDRKQTLQSLRHLTLEEVYELSDALLNEGLDEIKKELGDVLLHLVFYAKIGSEQQYFDIGDVLKSLNEKLIFRHPHIYGNIEVKDEEEVKQNWEKLKLKEGNRSILSGVPRGLPSLVKAYRIQDKVRGIGFEFPNAEAAWSKVEEELKEFHYTQDPQQKEQEFGDVLFSLVNYARLSGINPDTVLERTNHKFISRFQAMEALASEKNLNLDTLSLEEMDCLWEEAKKQEQL